The nucleotide sequence ATGGGCCTTGTGTGGACGGCTCCGGGTTGGCAAGAAGAATCTTCACTTTGCAGCATTGGTCGGAGCAGCCATGTGTTCGGCCTGTTTACGCGGTACGCATGACCGCTGGCCATAATGCCCTCCGCGGATCAGGTCCCGGTCAATAGCACGCATTCGACGATGCTGTGGCCCAAGTGGGTTGTCCTGATCGCCGGATCGACCGGCGCTGCATTAGTGCTGTTCGCCCTTCCAACCGTTACGTCACACCCGGATGACCGGTGTGATCTCGTCACGCCGCGAGAGCGACGGGTTCATTGTAACGTTCGTTCCTTGCCATCATCGCCCAAGCCATCCGGGCGAGTTTGTTGGCGAGCGCAATGGCGGCGACCTTGGTGGGGCGCCGGGCCAACAATCGGGTGAGCCAGGGCCGATGATTGGTGCCATGGATCTTGGCATAGCGGATCACTGCGAGCGCGCCAGCCGTGAACAGGCTACGCAAATAGCGATCCCCTTGTTTGCTGATATTGCCAAGCTTGTCCTTGCCCCCGCTCGAGTTCTGCTTCGGCACGAGCCCAACCCAGGCCGAGAAGTCTCGTCCCGATCGGAAAGCCTTGGGATCCGCAATGCTGGCGACCAGAGCTGTTGCCAGCGCCGGCCCGACGCCGGGGATCGCGTCCAGCCGTTTGCTCGTCACGCTTGATCGATGCCAGGCGATGATGCGTCGGTCGAACTCCAGGATTTGAGCCTTCAGTGCGCGCAATTGACTGCCGAGAGCAGCAAGACACGCACGGGCCACCTCGGGGAGCCGGTGGTCGGCTGTATCGGCGACGACTTCCAGCAGTTGCTCGACACCCCTGCGCCCGACAGGGGCAACAATCCCGAACTCGGCGAGATAGGCGCGGATTGAGTTGATCACGGCAGTCTGCTGGCGGATGAAGAGATGGCGCGCCCGGTGAAGCATCAGACAGCTTTGTTGCTCGACCGTCTTGGTCGGCACGAACCGCATGTTGGGTCTCGTGACTGCCTCGCAAATTGCCTCCGCGTCGGTGCTGTCGTTCTTCTGCCGCTTGACGTAGGGCTTCACATAGGCCGGAGGCATCAATCGCACCGTATGCCCTAACAACTGCAACTCGCGGGACCAATGGTGCGATGATGCGCAAGCCTCGATCCCCACCAGGCATGGCGGCAGCTTCTGGAAAAACGCCAGGACGTGCCGGCGCCTCAACTGGCGGCGTATGACCACCTGGCCGGCTGCATCAACGCCGTGTACCTGAAAGACGGACTTCGCGATATCCAAACCGATAGTCGAAATTGGCTGCATAGGCCGCTCCTCCGAATCGTGGGAGCCTCAAAACGGCGCCCATTCCTTGGCACTCTCGTGCCGGTGGAGGAGCCGTCCACAGCATCAATAGCAGCGAAGCGTCCATTCGAGGAGGCGGTCTGCCGTCATCGCTCCGTCTCCTCGCGATCTTCGGTGGTGCAGCACGCCGACGAAGAGTTCGGCCTTCACATGTGTCGGAGGTGCCCCAATGCATGGCTTGCGCCGGCTGACGCAGGCCCAGACGTTTTTCGGCGCGCATCGTCGATCTCTTTCTCATCACAGCGTCGAAGACCATCAGAAGGGTCAGGTCGACGGATGTGAGGAGACGGCAGGTCTATTCGAAGTATCCAACCTCAATTCATAAGGGTTATGTCGTAATGATAAGAATGCATTAGCTGAACGATAAGCTCGGCGCTATCTTTGCGATTGTTCGGTGAGGAAACTCGCTGAAGACCCTTGCGTCGGACCCGGATCGACCAGCCCCCGGTCCGCTCCGACGCCGCGCGGAGACCCGAAATGATTGCAATCGTCAGGTTTGCGCTGGCGCGACCTTACTCGAGCGCGACCTTATACGTCTTTGGTGATAGCCGTGCTGATCCTGGTCTTTGCCACGTTCGCGTCGTTGCGTAGCCCGACGGACATCTTCCCCAACATCGACATGCTCCTCATCAGCGTACTGTTCAGCTATACAGGTCTGTCCGCGGACAACATAGTGAATCGCATCGTCATATTCGACGGGCGCCCGCTGCTGAACCTGTCAATGACATTGAGTACATCGGGTCCCAGTGATCATCAATTACGGCGTCATCAAGATCTTCTAACGGCCAACCTCGAACATCAATGTCGCGCTCGCGCAGGTCAACGGCATGTCGCAGACCCTGTTGAAACAGATGCGACCGGAGTCGCCGGTGCTGCGTTGGCGCGCGGTCGCTCCGACGATGGCTTGCGACAGGCGCTCGTTGCCGGTCGTTTTTGTTGCGGCGTTATCCTGTCCCTATGGGCGCATGCTCTCAGCGGCTTGCGACACAATACGCTCGTTCCAACGAAAGGAGTTCTCCTGATCGCGCTCGCGCGGGTCCTTGATCGCATCGTGGTAGGCCACACGTCCTCCTTCGGCCAGGCAATCACGAGTTAGGCTAATGTCACACGCGGCGCTGGTCTGGCCGATTGTCACAGCTGCCTTCTTGGCCTCGTTCGTGGAGGCTGTGGAAGCCCTGACCATCGTTTTGGCTGTCGCGATGGTCCGCGGTTGGCGGCCGGCACTTTTCGGCATTCTCGCAGCAGTCATCGTTCTGGCGATGCTCGTCGGCTTCTTTGGGCCTGTGCTGAATCTCTTGCCGCTGCGGGCGCTGCAGTTCACCATCGGTGTTCTGCTGCTGCTGTTCGGTCTCCGCTGGCTGCGCAAATCGGTTTTGCGCGCGGCGGGCTTGATTCCAGTGCATGATGAGGAAGCGGCGTTCGCGGCGGAAACGGCCGCATTGCGTGATCTCGCCCGCGAGAAGAAGTCGCGCCTTGACCAAATCGCGGCCCTCACGACGTTCAAGGCCATCCTGCTGGAGGGTCTGGAAGTCGTATTCGTCATCATCGCGCTCGGCGCAGGCAGGGGAATGTTAGTCTCCGCTGTCGTGGGAGCCGCTTTGGCTTGTGTCGCTATCGCCGGCGTTGGCCTCGTTATCCGTCGGCCGCTCGCCCGCGTTCCCGAGAACACGCTGAAGTTTGCGGTAGGCGCGACGCTATCGGCGTTCGGCGTATTCTGGACTGGAGAGGGCATTGGCATCGAGTGGCCGGGCGCAGATATGGCGATTACTGTGTTCGCGGCCATTTTCCTCGCAGCGGGATACCTGTCAATCAAACTTGCAGGCCACTCCGAGCCGGAGGGCCAACGGTGAAAGGCGTGCTGCGAAAGCTGATTCGCTTGTTTATCGACGATGGTACCTTCGCGCTGACCATTATCGGGATTGTTCTGTTGGCGACGATTGCGAGCGCTTTCCTGCCGACGATAGCCGCGGGAACGATCTTGTCATTCGGCTGTCCGCTTGCCTTGCTCCTGAACGCGCGGATGGCGGCTCGACGGCGCCGCCGATAAACCGCCGAACGATCCTTCAGCGGAAATGCTCGCAGGGCCCGGGCGCTGCTTTTGGCAGGCAAAGAGCTTCCAGCCGCTCTTCCTCTCGTCAAACCACTGTTTCCGCAGACGATAAGTCAGGCAAAGCATTTTGGACTTGGGCGCTCCCACGCTCCCGGTGCTCCGCGACCGCTTTCGCGAAGGCACTGGGCCTTTTCAGTGAATCCCCGCGAGATCGCGCGATCCTGCGCAGATGGACTGAGACCAGGACAAGAAGGGGCCCACGGTTAAGCTGTGAACGCTGCCGCGGGATGCCGGAGACTTTCGGGACGATCTGACGGCGTGGAACCTTAGAAGGCTCAAGATTGAACGAAAGGCTCAACTCCGTGCGCTCGTGCAGAACGTTTCAGTCACATCAAGCAGCTCAAATCCGGTTTGTGTCAGCCTGTCCGGGATGCGTGCCGGCGCGTTGCGGGAGCAGGGCTACACAGGCGACGATCAGTGCCGCCAAAATGGCGGATGCAAGATACCGGCTGAAGGCAAACCCGCCGTTGGCAAGCGGCTTGTCGAGCAGATCGCCGAGCGTCGCTCCGAGCGGCCGGGTCAAAATGAAGGCGGCCCAGAACAGCGTGGTACGGCTCACAGAAGTGAAGTAGTAGGTCGCAGCGGTCGCGACGAGCCCGGCGCCGAACACCAAGGAGCCGCCTTCGTACCCGAGACCGTTGGTGTCGGCCATCCAGTCGCCGAGCGCGGTGCCGAGAGTCTGCGAGAAGAGAATCGAGACCCAATAGAAGGTTTCGGCGCGAGGGGTCGAAACAGTCTTGACCGAGATCGATCCTTCCGAGCGGTACCATATAAATAGCGAGATCATCAGCAGCGCAAACAACAGCGAAGATCCACCCGGATATCCGATGCCCAGAGAGCGGTCCGCGAGGTCCGCCATGGTCGTGCCGGCCGTCGTCGTGGCGATCACGACGAACCAATATAGGAAGGGATGGAATTTCCGCGCCGAGATTTGTGCGGCGACAGCCGTCAGGAAGATGCCGATAAAGACCACACTGCTCAGAGTGTATCCGAAATTCATGGACATGGATAAGGCGTCGCCCGCAGTCTCACCCAGGGTCGTGGCCAAGATTTTGATAATCCAGAAGACCAAGGTTACTTCCGGAACCTTGTTCCATTCGATGCTGTCTTTCACGCGGAAGTCCTTCGCTTGAATCCGTTCGCGCTGGTAGGCGGA is from Bradyrhizobium sp. ISRA430 and encodes:
- a CDS encoding IS110 family transposase, translating into MQPISTIGLDIAKSVFQVHGVDAAGQVVIRRQLRRRHVLAFFQKLPPCLVGIEACASSHHWSRELQLLGHTVRLMPPAYVKPYVKRQKNDSTDAEAICEAVTRPNMRFVPTKTVEQQSCLMLHRARHLFIRQQTAVINSIRAYLAEFGIVAPVGRRGVEQLLEVVADTADHRLPEVARACLAALGSQLRALKAQILEFDRRIIAWHRSSVTSKRLDAIPGVGPALATALVASIADPKAFRSGRDFSAWVGLVPKQNSSGGKDKLGNISKQGDRYLRSLFTAGALAVIRYAKIHGTNHRPWLTRLLARRPTKVAAIALANKLARMAWAMMARNERYNEPVALAA
- a CDS encoding TMEM165/GDT1 family protein, producing the protein MSHAALVWPIVTAAFLASFVEAVEALTIVLAVAMVRGWRPALFGILAAVIVLAMLVGFFGPVLNLLPLRALQFTIGVLLLLFGLRWLRKSVLRAAGLIPVHDEEAAFAAETAALRDLAREKKSRLDQIAALTTFKAILLEGLEVVFVIIALGAGRGMLVSAVVGAALACVAIAGVGLVIRRPLARVPENTLKFAVGATLSAFGVFWTGEGIGIEWPGADMAITVFAAIFLAAGYLSIKLAGHSEPEGQR